From the Lathyrus oleraceus cultivar Zhongwan6 chromosome 4, CAAS_Psat_ZW6_1.0, whole genome shotgun sequence genome, one window contains:
- the LOC127073269 gene encoding outer mitochondrial transmembrane helix translocase has translation MEQIGGLFPNKLTIHLPKDHTSLSRWKQQLEHHVKSINAQLNAVTIRSIMNKSAMHCPDFESLYIDDQALTTQNAHKIIGWALSYPGVTVKDSSIVLSSESISYGHNILKKIQNSEKKLNNSVKDVFIDGELEEKVMADVISPSDIGITFNDIGALENVKNTLRELIMLPLQRPELFSKGQLTKPCKGILLFGPPGTGKTMLAKAIATEAGANFINVSLSSIISKWSGESEKYIKALFSIAHKIAPTVIFIDEVDSLLGKRGGADSSYNDAHYNKIKTEFFVHWDGLRTNENNRVLVLTATNRPWDLDDAVIRRLPRRLLINLPDASNREKILKLILAADHLSMDVDLEELANKTSGYSGSDLKDLCVAAAYCPIRERLEIEKKEGSELYSSVDIRPLKMEDLLHALKEVRASFKLDSSIMDELRKWNEQFGGAADESKEERYMNYFI, from the exons ATGGAGCAAATTGGTGGCCTTTTCCCCAATAAGTTGACCATACATCTCCCTAAG GATCATACCTCACTATCTCGTTGGAAGCAGCAGTTGGAGCATCATGTTAAAAGTATAAATGCTCAGTTAAATGCCGTCACCATTCGCTCT ATTATGAACAAAAGTGCTATGCATTGCCCAGACTTTGAGTCTCTTTATATTGACGATCAAGCACTAACCACTCAGA ATGCACACAAAATTATTGGCTGGGCTTTAAGTTATCCTGGTGTTACTGTTAAAGACTCTTCTATAGTTTTGTCTTCGGAAAG CATTAGTTATGGGCACAACATTTTGAAGAAGATTCAAAATTCAGAAAAGAAGTTAAATAATTCAGTAAAG GATGTTTTTATTGACGGTGAGCTTGAGGAGAAAGTGATGGCTGATGTTATATCTCCGAGTGATATTGGAATCACTTTTAACGATATTGGAGCATTAGAAAATGTAAAAAATACTTTGAGAGAATTGATTATGCTTCCTCTTCAGAGGCCGGAGTTGTTTAGCAAAGGGCAACTTACTAAG CCATGCAAGGGAATACTACTTTTTGGTCCCCCTGGCACTGGGAAAACAATGCTGGCAAAGGCCATAGCTACTGAAGCTGGGGCAAATTTTATCAATGTTTCATTGTCCAGCATTATTTCCAAG TGGTCTGGCGAATCTGAAAAGTATATAAAAGCACTATTTTCTATAGCTCACAAAATAGCACCAACCGTAATTTTTATAGATGAG GTGGACAGTTTGCTAGGGAAACGTGGAGGAGCAGATAGTTCGTATAATGATGCTCATTATAACAAAATTAAGACAGAGTTTTTTGTCCATTGGGACGGTCTCCGCACAAACGAAAACAACCGCGTACTTGTTCTTACTGCTACTAATAGGCCGTGGGATCTTGACGACGCTGTTATCAGGAGGCTCCCAAGAAG ATTACTGATTAATTTACCGGACGCTTCAAACCGTGAAAAAATACTTAAGTTGATATTAGCTGCCGATCATTTGTCAATGGATGTTGATTTAGAAGAACTGGCTAATAAGACTAGTGGTTACTCCGGAAGTGATCTCAAG GATTTGTGTGTGGCAGCTGCCTACTGTCCTATTAGGGAGAGATTAGAGATAGAAAAAAAG GAGGGAAGTGAGTTATATAGCAGCGTAGATATCCGTCCATTAAAGATGGAGGATCTGTTGCATGCCTTAAAAGAA GTTCGGGCTAGTTTCAAGCTTGACTCATCTATTATGGATGAACTGCGCAAATGGAATGAGCAGTTTGGAGGGGCTGCAGATGAGTCTAAAGAAGAGAGATACATGAATTATTTCATCTAG